Proteins encoded by one window of Mangrovibacterium diazotrophicum:
- a CDS encoding DUF2200 domain-containing protein, translated as MKVTAEHNERIAKMTFASVYPHYLTKVVRKGRTKEELHEVIRWLTGFDDAKLQALIDENATFESFFQQAHLHPNAELIQGVICGYRIEEIEYPLTRQVRYLDKLVDELAKGRKMEKILREEKK; from the coding sequence ATGAAAGTTACAGCTGAACACAACGAACGAATTGCCAAAATGACCTTTGCCTCGGTTTACCCGCACTACCTGACAAAGGTCGTGCGTAAAGGACGCACCAAGGAAGAACTGCACGAAGTGATTCGCTGGCTGACCGGTTTCGATGATGCGAAACTACAAGCGCTGATCGATGAGAACGCGACCTTTGAAAGCTTCTTTCAACAAGCCCATTTGCACCCGAATGCAGAGCTTATTCAGGGAGTCATTTGCGGTTATCGGATCGAAGAAATCGAATATCCGTTAACCAGGCAAGTGCGGTACCTGGATAAACTGGTTGATGAATTAGCGAAAGGCCGAAAAATGGAAAAAATCTTACGGGAAGAAAAGAAATAA
- a CDS encoding HD domain-containing protein, producing the protein MIQDKYQAAILFAGEKHKNQKMPGTDSNYLLHLSNVAMEVLLAYKEEQNFDVELAVQLALLHDTLEDTTTEFDELKAKFGDEVAQGVSALTKKKELSSKAEQMEDSLERINRLQKEVGIVKLADRITNLQEPPAYWTNEKKRSYRQEAERINEALERKNEFLNKRLEAKISDYEKYIG; encoded by the coding sequence ATGATACAAGATAAATACCAGGCGGCAATTCTATTTGCCGGAGAAAAGCACAAGAATCAGAAAATGCCGGGAACAGATTCCAACTACTTACTTCATTTGTCGAATGTGGCCATGGAAGTGTTGCTGGCCTATAAGGAAGAGCAAAACTTTGACGTCGAGTTGGCGGTGCAGTTAGCGCTGTTGCACGATACCTTGGAAGATACTACGACTGAATTCGACGAACTAAAAGCGAAGTTTGGTGATGAGGTGGCACAGGGCGTTTCGGCCTTAACCAAAAAGAAGGAGCTGTCGTCGAAAGCGGAGCAGATGGAAGATAGCCTGGAACGAATTAACCGGCTGCAGAAAGAGGTTGGCATTGTAAAACTGGCTGACCGGATAACCAATCTGCAGGAACCACCGGCTTACTGGACGAATGAGAAAAAGCGGAGCTACCGTCAGGAAGCAGAGCGAATCAACGAGGCCTTGGAACGCAAGAATGAGTTCCTGAATAAAAGACTGGAAGCCAAGATTTCGGACTACGAAAAGTATATCGGCTAA
- a CDS encoding RDD family protein, with translation MEEYNYPGVSLRVKAVVSDSIVLLILIIGATYLLESFNNVPGYVRGIVFVGMFLYDPILTSACGGTLGHLLFGIRVKRQNDQQRNIFFPLALIRYIVKIALGWISLVTVMSNKKGKAIHDMIVGSVVRYELPAPAKADL, from the coding sequence ATGGAAGAGTATAATTATCCCGGAGTATCGCTCCGGGTAAAAGCAGTCGTCAGCGACAGTATTGTCCTACTAATACTGATTATAGGTGCTACCTATCTGCTTGAAAGTTTTAACAACGTTCCCGGTTATGTGCGGGGGATTGTCTTTGTTGGCATGTTTCTGTATGACCCGATTCTCACCAGCGCTTGCGGTGGAACTTTGGGACATTTGCTTTTCGGTATCCGGGTAAAGCGACAAAACGATCAGCAACGAAATATATTTTTCCCGCTGGCACTGATCCGCTATATCGTAAAAATAGCCTTAGGGTGGATTTCATTAGTCACTGTTATGAGTAACAAAAAAGGCAAAGCCATTCACGACATGATTGTTGGATCGGTGGTACGTTATGAACTACCAGCTCCGGCCAAAGCAGATTTGTGA
- a CDS encoding Bax inhibitor-1/YccA family protein, giving the protein MGKKITVPKEEVLAETQRFFVKVYGWMSIALIITGFVAIWTASNVNINSILTESRWFFFGLLILEFVLVAYLVGWIMRMSSRTAALIFILYSILNGFTLSVIFLVFTPDSIASTFFITAGTFAIMSIYGYFTKSDLTKVGNLLLMGLIGLIIASAVNMFYQNETLYWITTYAGILIFIGLIAYDTQKIKQLNIIGNEGTDEDKKEAIIGALTLYLDFINLFLRLLRVLGKRK; this is encoded by the coding sequence ATGGGCAAAAAAATCACGGTTCCAAAAGAGGAGGTATTAGCCGAAACTCAAAGATTCTTTGTAAAAGTTTATGGGTGGATGTCAATCGCCTTAATTATAACCGGATTCGTTGCGATCTGGACCGCATCGAATGTTAATATAAACAGCATACTTACCGAGAGCAGATGGTTCTTTTTTGGATTATTGATACTTGAATTTGTTTTAGTGGCCTATCTCGTCGGTTGGATTATGAGAATGAGTTCACGTACTGCTGCACTTATTTTCATCTTATATTCCATCCTAAACGGATTCACCTTGTCGGTAATATTCCTTGTATTTACGCCTGACTCAATTGCATCGACCTTTTTTATTACCGCCGGAACTTTTGCCATCATGAGTATCTATGGATATTTCACGAAATCTGACTTAACGAAAGTGGGCAATCTTTTATTAATGGGATTGATCGGGTTAATTATTGCTTCAGCGGTTAATATGTTCTATCAGAATGAGACCTTGTACTGGATAACAACCTATGCCGGGATATTGATATTTATTGGGCTGATTGCTTATGATACTCAAAAAATAAAGCAATTAAACATCATCGGTAACGAAGGAACAGATGAGGACAAGAAAGAGGCAATAATTGGAGCATTAACCTTATATCTCGATTTCATTAACCTGTTCTTAAGATTATTAAGAGTGCTTGGAAAGAGAAAATAA
- a CDS encoding AbiJ-NTD4 domain-containing protein, giving the protein MRFSQRIGKKKATKEIQLESIDTELQNGLWNIIKLLYIDPIPRPSNYNRGEFNGFANVLWHHFYKLPVDRIPEYEFQIEDFIRKRFFEDEWYESYDFIEFLLNLDYDHYNKTEFVDTLNSILEREFAGYRIIDNLIAPISNELELEELSTATKNTSQFSALNGANVHLENALDLLSDRKNPNYRNSIKESISAVEATCRIITNENTLGKALNKLEEKGLNINNQLKAGFDKIYAYTNDKESGIRHAIVQQPNEPDFSDAKYMLVSCSSFINYLITKAEKIGLEI; this is encoded by the coding sequence ATGAGATTTTCACAAAGAATAGGAAAGAAAAAAGCAACGAAAGAAATTCAGTTAGAATCTATAGATACTGAGTTACAGAATGGTTTATGGAATATAATTAAATTGCTTTATATCGACCCAATACCACGCCCTTCTAATTATAATCGTGGAGAATTTAATGGGTTTGCCAATGTGCTTTGGCATCACTTTTACAAATTACCTGTTGACAGAATACCTGAATATGAATTCCAAATTGAGGATTTTATTCGCAAAAGGTTTTTTGAAGACGAATGGTACGAAAGTTATGATTTTATAGAGTTCTTATTGAATTTGGATTATGACCATTATAACAAAACGGAATTTGTCGACACATTAAATTCTATTTTAGAACGTGAATTTGCTGGGTATAGAATAATTGACAATTTGATTGCGCCGATATCAAATGAACTTGAATTGGAAGAGTTATCTACTGCGACTAAAAATACGAGTCAGTTTTCTGCCTTAAATGGAGCAAATGTTCACTTAGAAAATGCGCTTGACTTACTCTCTGATAGGAAAAACCCAAATTATAGAAATTCAATAAAGGAATCAATTTCAGCAGTTGAGGCAACTTGTAGGATTATAACTAATGAAAATACATTGGGCAAAGCTCTGAATAAGTTAGAAGAAAAGGGACTAAATATAAATAATCAATTAAAAGCAGGATTTGACAAAATATATGCTTATACCAATGATAAAGAAAGTGGGATAAGACATGCAATAGTCCAGCAACCAAATGAACCAGACTTCAGTGATGCAAAATATATGTTGGTTTCGTGTAGCTCATTTATAAATTATTTGATAACAAAGGCTGAAAAAATAGGATTGGAAATATAA
- a CDS encoding helix-turn-helix transcriptional regulator, with amino-acid sequence MDDLTALWYNSRFRAAEADAALDVAHQQVKLLNWGSARKFGIINRANRHLLLFEHAAPAPEYLPDGDHDSGWPTIDWFLQLLRPVDQQFVAKSLEKVHQFLESLPPDDYPNYRLSFDFCCDNQPSHAHRLLMHFRYLAPVPQFPEGLCLFWAYSIDSAQLHSPPLRAFGRLPGLEPVLFRRGEGNYPSFSDKRRPMLELLRQGRSVKQIAQLVGCSEATVSNTLVYLRQHVYVANNPQLVYYFSCFYGY; translated from the coding sequence ATGGATGATTTAACTGCCTTGTGGTATAACAGTCGTTTTCGGGCAGCCGAGGCCGATGCGGCGCTCGATGTTGCTCATCAGCAAGTCAAATTGTTGAACTGGGGAAGCGCCCGGAAGTTTGGTATCATTAACCGGGCAAACAGGCATTTGCTGCTGTTTGAGCATGCGGCTCCCGCCCCGGAATACCTGCCCGATGGTGATCACGATTCCGGCTGGCCCACCATCGATTGGTTTTTACAGCTGCTGCGGCCCGTCGATCAACAGTTTGTAGCCAAAAGCCTCGAAAAGGTTCACCAGTTTCTCGAGAGCCTGCCGCCCGACGATTACCCCAACTACCGGCTCAGCTTCGATTTTTGCTGCGACAACCAGCCGAGCCATGCGCACCGGCTGTTGATGCACTTCCGTTACCTGGCGCCTGTGCCCCAATTTCCCGAGGGGCTGTGCCTGTTTTGGGCCTACAGTATCGACAGTGCGCAACTTCACTCGCCACCTCTTCGTGCTTTTGGCCGGCTTCCCGGTCTCGAGCCTGTTTTGTTCCGACGCGGGGAAGGCAACTACCCCAGCTTTTCCGACAAGCGGCGCCCGATGCTCGAATTGCTCCGGCAGGGGCGCAGTGTGAAGCAAATTGCCCAGCTGGTTGGTTGCTCCGAAGCCACTGTTTCCAACACGCTGGTTTACCTCCGCCAACACGTGTATGTAGCCAACAACCCCCAGTTGGTGTACTATTTCAGTTGTTTTTACGGTTATTAG
- a CDS encoding toxin-antitoxin system YwqK family antitoxin, with product MLKISLFTVLVFLINSVCAQQTPSEELIEKGKKLYDEGQYDQAIQQYRLVLENDSNYNAMMAELAMTYLAKNSYDSAIYVANQGLAVSGADKMHLLRTKGTAYDALGETDKAIATYKMAIESYPYNYLLHFNLGITYYNNGMYKEALACFEQSATGNPYHASSHRMLALLAARQKMYTRALLSLETFLALEPASSRSNPMLVYLENMSGNYLDTSMGEFIEPFIDNSIFEEVDHYFKAKLVLNSRYPSIIDFRADLVKQTQMLVQVLPFDKLGDDFWVKMYFPFFNAVKQGNYLEPLLYTLLTSTGSDAVKDYQSKNEKTLKAFYQTGSNLSYIKQQRMANLDGEMKLYQCRYFDDGQLYSIGNKNDQDAETGPWEYFFSNGALQAKGRYLNGSKDGDWVYYTVDGNLKSTESYTNAGLTGDYTDYYDNGNKRLVAPYLDNQAQGTVRWYDYFGKISSQVDFKDSQRQGKGFNYFMTGQVSESFNYEAGELTGADIHFFSTGDTSSVYNYEAGQLQGPSRNYFMNGQIASFGNYKDGNQDGEWLEYYSNGKLKARATYTDGEVTGKYTSYYHNGKPESVRLFNAEGQPEGQSLYYNIAGELTTEEIYTNGILVKVSSFDKNGKAYAISDSAEGTFDFTTYDTDGKKMNEGSYAQGTPTGQWNAYYKNGQVSQSTNYTDGRLDGEVKHFYPNGKLKDLVTYQEGQPVGQFVQYEINGKVKTEGWYKDGLTDNFWRYYNSKGELTAENYYIEGDLTGYNYEYSASGYLSSKRKNLNGRVLSYIEFNEKGDTTNYTDLQTDSSMIFRGIGNMKNCEITTTAGMHQGSLTWYYPDGTVSSKKMMELGLPEGPYVRYYENGQLARSGGYLNGNQVGKWNYYYESGAKERETYFFEDKKDSISCSYYENGQLEEKESYFDGDLQGDCYQYDDNGELMIKLIYANNELMGYQYNKNGELCDTIPVTGGQFKVEAFFNNGKKSYELDLLNFANEGQLKKYDSKGQIRIVRNYKDDLLTGVSQDYYANGQLKEEIHYVDGLKDGEENQYFENGKLKKQISWKSDAEHGPTKYFDATGKLIKEVDYSNGLFIAVKN from the coding sequence ATGCTCAAAATCTCATTATTCACCGTCCTGGTTTTTCTAATCAACTCTGTTTGTGCGCAACAAACACCTTCAGAAGAACTCATTGAAAAAGGTAAAAAACTCTACGACGAAGGTCAGTACGACCAGGCTATTCAGCAGTACCGTTTGGTTCTCGAGAACGACTCGAACTACAATGCGATGATGGCTGAACTGGCGATGACCTACCTCGCCAAAAACAGTTACGACAGTGCTATTTACGTTGCCAACCAGGGGCTGGCGGTAAGCGGTGCCGACAAGATGCACCTGTTGCGAACCAAAGGCACGGCCTACGACGCGTTGGGTGAAACCGACAAAGCCATTGCAACTTACAAGATGGCCATTGAAAGTTACCCCTACAACTACCTGTTGCATTTTAACCTGGGGATTACCTACTACAACAACGGCATGTATAAGGAGGCGCTGGCCTGTTTTGAGCAATCGGCTACCGGCAACCCGTACCACGCGTCGAGCCACCGAATGCTGGCACTGCTGGCTGCCCGCCAAAAGATGTACACCCGCGCGTTGCTCTCGCTGGAAACGTTCCTGGCACTGGAGCCCGCCAGCAGCCGAAGCAATCCCATGTTGGTTTACCTGGAAAACATGTCGGGCAACTACCTGGATACAAGCATGGGCGAGTTTATTGAACCGTTTATCGACAACTCCATTTTTGAAGAGGTAGATCATTACTTCAAAGCGAAACTGGTACTCAACTCCCGCTATCCTTCTATTATCGACTTCCGTGCCGACCTGGTGAAACAAACCCAGATGCTGGTTCAGGTTCTGCCTTTCGACAAGCTGGGCGATGATTTTTGGGTGAAGATGTATTTCCCCTTCTTCAACGCCGTTAAACAAGGAAATTACCTGGAGCCGCTGTTGTACACGCTCCTCACCTCCACCGGGTCCGATGCAGTGAAAGACTACCAGTCGAAAAATGAAAAAACACTGAAAGCATTCTACCAAACCGGTAGCAACCTCAGCTACATCAAGCAACAGCGCATGGCCAATCTCGACGGTGAGATGAAGCTATACCAATGCCGCTATTTCGACGATGGCCAATTGTACAGCATTGGCAACAAAAATGATCAAGACGCAGAAACCGGTCCCTGGGAATATTTTTTCAGCAATGGTGCGCTTCAAGCCAAAGGCCGTTACCTGAATGGCAGTAAAGACGGCGACTGGGTTTATTACACGGTAGATGGCAACCTGAAATCGACTGAAAGCTACACCAATGCAGGGCTCACCGGCGATTACACCGATTATTACGACAACGGCAACAAACGCCTGGTAGCTCCATACCTCGACAATCAGGCACAGGGCACTGTCCGCTGGTACGACTATTTTGGCAAGATCAGCAGCCAGGTTGACTTTAAAGACAGCCAACGCCAGGGAAAAGGCTTCAATTACTTCATGACTGGCCAGGTTAGCGAAAGCTTTAACTACGAAGCCGGTGAGTTAACCGGTGCCGATATCCATTTCTTCAGTACCGGCGATACCTCCTCGGTTTACAACTACGAAGCAGGCCAACTGCAAGGCCCGAGCCGCAACTACTTCATGAACGGACAGATCGCTTCGTTCGGAAATTACAAAGACGGCAACCAGGATGGCGAATGGCTTGAGTACTATTCCAACGGAAAACTAAAAGCCCGGGCAACTTACACCGATGGTGAAGTAACCGGCAAATACACCTCCTACTACCACAACGGCAAACCCGAGTCGGTGCGCCTGTTTAATGCGGAAGGACAACCGGAAGGACAATCGCTCTACTACAACATTGCGGGCGAACTAACGACCGAAGAAATTTATACCAACGGAATCCTGGTTAAAGTATCTTCATTTGACAAAAACGGAAAAGCTTACGCCATCTCCGATAGCGCCGAAGGCACCTTCGACTTTACGACCTACGATACCGATGGTAAGAAAATGAATGAAGGTTCGTATGCGCAGGGAACACCAACCGGCCAATGGAACGCCTACTACAAAAACGGCCAGGTTTCGCAAAGCACGAACTACACAGACGGCAGACTGGATGGTGAAGTCAAACATTTTTATCCGAACGGAAAGCTGAAGGATCTTGTAACTTATCAGGAAGGACAACCGGTCGGCCAGTTCGTTCAGTACGAAATAAATGGTAAAGTGAAAACCGAAGGCTGGTATAAAGATGGGCTGACAGATAACTTCTGGCGTTATTACAACTCCAAGGGAGAGCTGACCGCCGAAAACTATTACATCGAAGGAGATCTGACCGGTTACAATTACGAATACAGCGCATCCGGCTACCTGAGCAGTAAACGGAAAAACCTCAACGGCCGCGTTTTAAGTTACATTGAGTTTAATGAAAAAGGCGACACCACAAACTACACCGACCTGCAGACCGACTCGTCCATGATCTTCCGTGGTATCGGCAACATGAAAAACTGCGAAATCACCACCACTGCAGGCATGCACCAGGGATCGTTGACCTGGTATTACCCCGACGGAACGGTTTCATCCAAAAAGATGATGGAACTGGGATTGCCTGAAGGCCCCTATGTACGCTACTATGAAAATGGCCAACTCGCCCGAAGCGGTGGTTACCTGAACGGTAACCAAGTCGGCAAGTGGAATTACTATTACGAGTCGGGAGCCAAGGAGCGTGAAACCTACTTTTTTGAAGATAAGAAAGACTCCATCTCCTGCAGTTACTACGAAAATGGTCAGTTGGAAGAAAAAGAAAGCTATTTCGACGGTGACTTGCAGGGCGACTGTTACCAGTATGATGATAACGGTGAGCTGATGATCAAGCTCATTTATGCCAACAATGAGCTGATGGGTTATCAGTACAACAAAAACGGTGAGCTGTGCGACACGATCCCGGTAACAGGAGGCCAGTTTAAAGTTGAAGCCTTCTTCAACAATGGCAAAAAAAGCTATGAACTCGACCTGTTGAACTTCGCTAATGAGGGACAACTGAAGAAATACGACAGCAAGGGCCAGATCCGGATTGTCCGCAACTACAAGGACGATCTGTTAACAGGCGTTAGCCAGGACTACTACGCCAACGGCCAGCTGAAAGAAGAAATTCATTATGTGGACGGTTTGAAAGACGGCGAAGAAAACCAGTATTTCGAAAACGGCAAGCTTAAAAAACAAATCAGCTGGAAATCGGATGCCGAACACGGCCCAACGAAATACTTCGACGCTACCGGCAAACTAATCAAAGAAGTCGATTACAGCAACGGTCTGTTTATCGCTGTGAAAAACTAA
- a CDS encoding transglutaminase-like domain-containing protein, with protein sequence MRKILITYLIVVTAMTSWGKAGDDFEKIRKEYSRYNAVITEREEFYLFDLVDDSVNVTQTVSQKTLMLNEFSKEFTNDQIVYDSFSKLLEKEAYTLVPNGNKYSKVMVENFQESSDMDASIFYDDSKKLKFAYPSLQQGAVTALNYKLSYVDPHFIRSAFFQSYIPIIKDKVVLKIHENIDVGYQLRNSDQANIQVKTYQKGKYKYIEFEVANVDRFKYHLGEYYSLRNICPHVIIYMKEARLASETKQYYGDVDDLYRFSSQYVTEANVDDNDELSALVKELTNGLSDEEKARQIYYWVQKNIKYIAYSEGYDGFRPMKAVDVYKKRFGDCKGMSSLIRKMMLLAGLDAKFTWVGTRHIPYSYTEVPLPITDNHMIVSYFVNDSVIVLDGTFKYLDYGVVPYHIQGKEIMIGMDDDKCMIHKLPVTPPEYSVLSDSVCISLDQDLVIGKAKRIQTGFNKVEIAHAMDGVKPDDYRKRFSRIFEKGNNKFLVDSFQVINLFEYDRPAEIDYEFKLQDYCKHFGDEVYINLNMDKSYQTMVADTSNIISPIENDFYCMEKYTTVFEVPEGYQVDFIPEGGEYQSKDFGFNIQYKQEGNRIIMQNVIRFEFFVLLEDQLDDWNKMISELNKQYRSTVVLKKL encoded by the coding sequence ATGAGAAAGATACTGATCACCTATCTAATCGTCGTTACTGCAATGACTTCGTGGGGAAAAGCCGGCGACGATTTCGAGAAAATCAGGAAGGAGTATTCGAGGTACAATGCCGTGATTACCGAACGGGAAGAGTTTTACCTGTTCGATCTGGTTGACGACTCGGTGAACGTGACTCAAACCGTCAGCCAAAAGACGTTGATGCTGAACGAATTCTCGAAAGAGTTTACCAACGACCAGATCGTGTACGACTCCTTCAGCAAACTGCTCGAAAAAGAAGCTTACACCCTGGTGCCGAATGGCAATAAGTACAGCAAAGTGATGGTTGAGAATTTCCAGGAATCGAGCGATATGGATGCCAGCATCTTCTACGACGACTCCAAGAAGCTGAAATTCGCTTACCCCTCGCTTCAGCAAGGTGCTGTGACCGCGCTGAATTACAAACTCAGCTATGTGGACCCGCACTTCATCCGGAGCGCCTTCTTTCAATCCTACATTCCCATCATCAAGGACAAAGTTGTCCTGAAGATTCATGAGAATATCGATGTTGGCTATCAGCTGCGAAACAGCGACCAAGCCAACATTCAGGTAAAAACCTACCAAAAGGGAAAGTACAAGTACATCGAGTTTGAAGTGGCGAACGTCGATCGCTTCAAGTATCATCTTGGCGAATACTATTCACTTCGCAACATCTGTCCCCATGTTATTATTTACATGAAAGAAGCCCGCCTGGCTTCGGAAACAAAACAGTATTACGGCGATGTGGACGATTTGTACCGCTTCAGCAGCCAGTACGTCACCGAAGCCAATGTGGACGACAACGATGAGCTCAGCGCACTGGTCAAGGAATTGACAAACGGTTTGAGCGACGAAGAAAAGGCACGTCAGATTTATTATTGGGTACAAAAGAACATCAAGTACATCGCTTACTCCGAGGGCTACGATGGTTTCCGCCCGATGAAAGCCGTCGACGTTTATAAAAAGCGCTTTGGCGATTGCAAAGGCATGTCGAGCCTGATCCGCAAGATGATGCTCCTGGCCGGATTGGATGCCAAATTCACCTGGGTCGGAACACGCCACATTCCTTACAGCTACACCGAGGTGCCGCTGCCCATTACCGACAACCACATGATTGTTTCGTACTTCGTAAACGACTCGGTGATTGTGCTCGACGGAACATTCAAGTACCTGGATTACGGCGTTGTACCTTATCACATTCAGGGCAAGGAAATCATGATCGGGATGGACGACGATAAATGCATGATCCACAAATTACCCGTCACCCCTCCCGAATACAGCGTATTGAGTGACTCGGTTTGCATCTCACTGGATCAGGATCTGGTGATCGGCAAAGCCAAGCGAATCCAAACCGGGTTCAACAAAGTGGAGATTGCGCACGCTATGGACGGTGTGAAGCCCGACGACTACCGTAAACGTTTCTCGCGCATTTTCGAAAAAGGAAACAACAAGTTCCTGGTCGACAGCTTCCAGGTAATCAACCTTTTTGAATACGATCGCCCGGCGGAGATCGACTATGAATTCAAACTGCAGGACTACTGCAAGCATTTTGGCGACGAGGTTTACATCAATCTCAACATGGACAAATCTTATCAGACCATGGTTGCCGATACCAGCAACATCATCTCGCCAATCGAAAACGACTTCTACTGCATGGAGAAATATACCACCGTGTTTGAAGTTCCCGAGGGCTACCAGGTTGACTTTATTCCCGAAGGTGGCGAATACCAGTCGAAAGATTTTGGCTTCAACATTCAATACAAACAAGAAGGAAACCGGATCATCATGCAGAACGTGATTCGCTTCGAATTCTTTGTCCTGCTGGAAGACCAGCTTGACGACTGGAACAAAATGATTAGTGAGTTGAACAAGCAGTACCGCTCAACAGTGGTGCTCAAAAAATTATGA
- a CDS encoding DUF3857 domain-containing protein, giving the protein MRHLLTIILCCLFVAANANKPATPLLWESHPSYTTVLPEFAGENVIGLLLDERLEYYHNDEGNFLGQRSIHKKFRINNEQSINDFNKISVSMADVLETVDIKARVIKPDGKIVEFDKNNIKEIKDEESGDAYKIFAIDGIEVGDDVEFYVVTNVTADNFGRFFLQYSYPVQKVNFELITPETILYDFKGYNGCNEVSHTVMDDKRNVYSFSEENIKGIKDEKFSYDTPRRQRLEYRLDYNLNKSRAQVLSWDEAAQRLYDIMYLDPDPKVMKKWFDDIKLTATDNIGKVKQIEDYLKSNVYIQEFHSSEFDDISFVYDKKMTSGRGMTGLMVKLFAQLGIDHEIVITSPRDKVKFDPDFQSWNYLDKFLIYIPETDQYIDPAAQGFRLGCFNGMLADEYGLAVERVNIGSFQSAIGKIKHIDAPGPEANYNNMYIQVDVDPDEALAKVDTYVGFKGLSGGFVSQFYKVIDEDQKKNMLKNMMVISVPENDILSVEKGEAQANQDKIADAEMIVHSKVASTSFVEQAGNKLLLHLGNTIGPQAEMYFEEDRDQQAENEFNRTYYREIVFNVPDGYRIKNPEAAIMSVVEKDGDKPVFVFNSSYSYEGQQYKVVIDEYYSEITVPEERFEGFKNVVNAAADFNKVVLVLEPM; this is encoded by the coding sequence ATGCGACATCTATTGACAATAATCCTTTGCTGCTTGTTTGTTGCAGCCAACGCCAACAAGCCAGCCACTCCTCTTTTGTGGGAATCGCATCCCAGCTACACCACTGTTTTACCGGAGTTTGCCGGCGAAAATGTCATCGGCCTTCTGCTGGACGAGCGCCTGGAGTATTACCACAACGACGAAGGCAACTTCCTCGGTCAACGCAGCATCCACAAGAAATTCCGGATCAACAACGAGCAATCCATCAACGACTTCAACAAGATCTCCGTCTCCATGGCCGATGTGCTTGAAACCGTTGACATCAAAGCTCGTGTGATCAAGCCCGATGGTAAAATTGTGGAGTTCGACAAAAACAACATCAAGGAGATCAAGGATGAAGAAAGTGGCGATGCTTACAAGATTTTTGCCATCGACGGTATTGAAGTTGGCGACGATGTTGAGTTCTACGTGGTGACCAACGTAACGGCTGACAATTTCGGACGCTTCTTCCTGCAATACAGTTATCCTGTTCAAAAGGTAAATTTTGAGCTGATAACACCCGAAACAATCCTGTACGACTTTAAAGGCTACAACGGATGTAATGAAGTTAGCCACACCGTGATGGACGACAAACGAAACGTTTACAGCTTCAGCGAAGAAAATATCAAAGGTATCAAAGACGAGAAGTTCAGCTATGACACGCCACGCAGACAACGCCTGGAATACCGTTTGGACTATAACCTGAATAAAAGCCGGGCGCAGGTGCTCAGCTGGGACGAAGCCGCCCAACGTCTTTACGACATCATGTACCTCGATCCCGATCCGAAAGTCATGAAGAAATGGTTCGACGACATCAAGCTGACAGCCACCGACAATATTGGTAAAGTGAAGCAAATAGAGGATTACCTGAAATCCAACGTGTATATTCAGGAGTTCCACTCGTCCGAGTTTGACGACATTTCCTTTGTTTACGACAAAAAGATGACCAGCGGACGCGGAATGACCGGACTGATGGTGAAACTCTTCGCGCAATTGGGTATCGATCACGAAATCGTCATCACCTCTCCCCGCGATAAAGTCAAATTCGATCCCGACTTTCAATCGTGGAACTACCTTGACAAGTTCCTGATCTACATTCCGGAAACTGATCAGTACATCGACCCCGCTGCACAAGGCTTCCGTTTAGGATGCTTCAATGGCATGCTGGCCGATGAGTATGGTCTGGCGGTTGAGCGGGTGAATATCGGCTCCTTCCAATCGGCAATCGGCAAAATTAAACACATCGATGCACCCGGCCCCGAAGCAAACTACAACAACATGTACATCCAGGTCGACGTCGATCCCGACGAAGCCTTAGCCAAAGTGGACACCTATGTTGGCTTCAAAGGTTTGAGCGGTGGCTTTGTCAGCCAGTTCTACAAGGTCATTGATGAAGACCAGAAGAAGAACATGCTGAAAAATATGATGGTGATCAGCGTCCCCGAAAATGATATCCTGTCGGTTGAAAAAGGCGAAGCACAGGCAAACCAGGATAAGATCGCCGATGCAGAGATGATCGTTCACTCCAAAGTCGCCAGTACCTCATTCGTTGAGCAAGCCGGTAACAAACTGCTGCTCCACCTGGGCAATACCATTGGCCCGCAAGCCGAAATGTATTTTGAAGAAGATCGGGATCAGCAGGCTGAAAACGAATTCAACCGCACATACTACCGGGAGATTGTTTTCAACGTACCGGATGGCTACCGTATTAAAAACCCGGAAGCAGCAATTATGTCTGTGGTTGAAAAAGACGGCGATAAACCGGTCTTTGTATTCAACTCGTCCTACAGCTACGAGGGACAGCAATACAAAGTCGTTATTGACGAGTACTATAGCGAAATCACCGTTCCGGAAGAACGCTTCGAAGGATTTAAAAATGTGGTTAACGCTGCAGCCGACTTCAACAAAGTCGTTTTGGTATTGGAACCGATGTAG